Part of the Tepiditoga spiralis genome, TCTTTTTTTACTAAGTTATTCATTTGTTCTTCAAAGTCATATAAATTACCAAGATCTTTAAAATTTTCTGTTAATCTTCTAAGTAATTCAATTACTGCCATTGTTGTTTTAAATGTTTCACCATACAAAGATTCTGGAGTGGCTGCTCCAATACCTTCATATCCATCTTTATCTATTATTTTAAAAACAATATGTTCTTTCCATTCTGAATTTAAATTTTTTAAAATGCTACGCTCTTGCCAATAATAAACATCTCTTTCACGTTTCATTTTAACCCTCCCATTATTAACATCCAAATAAATGAAAGTGCTGTACCATAGATAATTGAGTAAATAATTTCTTTATCTTTTCTTTTTTCAAATAGCATTTTATATATTATTCCAGCAATTATTGCAATTAATGCTAAAATATATTGATGTGCCATTATAAATATAAAAACTGCAAGTCTTTCTGATGTACCAGTAGTATCTTTTTTCCCTTTTGGAAGTATATTAAAAGTTCTAAAAATATAACTTCCTATACTAGTTGTTATTAATAATCCAAGAATATATATTTGAAATGGATTTGATATATAAGAATCTAAATAATAATTATTCATAGGTATTGAAAGTATTAAAAATGATAATGAACTAATTGTTTCAAAAAGTAAAGTGCTTCCTTTTTTTATTCTGAAAAAATCTAAAGCAACATGAATTAAAAAGGCTAAAACTGCAAATAATTTTCCTAAATTATTTGTATCAAAATTGAAAATAAAAAACACTACTGCAGCCCAAATCATGTGTTTATAATAATTTTTTTTGTCTAAAAAATCTTTTGAGTAAACATCAGAAAAAGCAAAATCACTAATTAAATGACTTAAAAATAAATTTATTTGAAACATATTGTGCCTCCCATTATAAAAATGATATTTCTCCTCTATTTCCTTCAGATATGTAAAGTGCTTTTTTTAATCTTTCCATTATTGTTTCTATACTTTCATTTGGATTAACAACTTCTGTAATTCCAAATGCTAGTTTTATTCCTCTTAAATTTTTTTCTAATTTTTTGATTCTCCTTTTTATTCTTTCACAGGCTGTTTCTGTATTTCTGAGTTCTGTAAAAGGTAATACTACTCCAAACTCTTTTCTTGAAATCTTTAATACATCATCAGATTTACGCATAGATAATTTTATTAATTTTAAAATTTCTTTTGAAACTTCATCTAATGAAAATTGTGAAATTTGTTTTTCCCGTTCGTTGAAGTCTAGTATAGATATTACGGCAAGAGAAAAAGAACCGCCACTTCTTTTTATTTTATCTAATTCTTTTAAAACTCTTTGTTTAAATGCTCCTCTACTTCCACGTGCCAAAACAAAATAAATTGCATTTTGAAGTTTTAATTTTAAAATTTTTTCTGAATAATCTTCTAATATAAAATCTATTGTTTCATTTTTTAAAATAGGTAAATTTTCTAAAGATTTTACATTATCAATAATAGCAATATGTGGAAAAGCATATCTTAAAACATTATCAACAATAGCAAAATCAGAATTAAATATATCTTCAAACTCCACATCAATGTTATTACTTCTTAAAAGTAATTCAATTTTTTCTTTTAAAATTAAATTTTTTGTATTTAAATATACAGAATATATAGAATTCATAAGTACCCCCTTTTTGTTTTTACCAATAAATTTTATTAATAATATTTAATCTTGAATGATCAGATTTTCGTCTACCTATTTTAGCACAAGGTTTTCCATCTACTTCTACTATATCTGCAGTAAAGTCTATTTTATGTTTTAACAATTTTGATCCAACACCGTATACATCTACAGGAACATTCAATTTTTCAAATAAAGATATTTTATTTGCATCAAATCCGCCAGAAACAACAATTTTTAGATCATTTAATCCATTTTTATCAAATTCTTGACGAGCTTTCCATACTAATTCAGGATTAACGCCTAAAGATGATTCATTTCTTGGAATAACAGATTTGTCTCTTAAAGAACCTGAAGTATCAAATCTTACTGCCCATATTTTATTTTTTCCTTCTCCAATTATTTCTTTTGGATCTGTTTTACCAAGTATAAAATCTTTTCCAGTTATATATTTATAGAATTTTTTAACAACTTTAAATGTTGTTCCTATAACATCATTATCCCAATCAACCAAAACCATTCTATTTACATGAGGATCAATGTGCTTATCAAAAGCAATTGCAGCATCTTCAGTTTTTCCATCGTATACAGCAATCAATGCATGTGGAATGGTGCCAGCAGACTCTATTCCCCAATAATCAGCATTAGCATCAGTGGATACACCAAAAGCTCCAGCTTTTAAGGCTGCGTATCCATCAGTTGCTTGTGTCCAGAAATGATCAAATCTTGCACTAAAAAATAAAATAGGTTTACCTCCAGAAGTTTTAACTACTTTTTTTACAGAGGTTGCTGTACTTGATGCTCTAGATAAAACACCCAATAAAACAGTTTCTAAATGTCCAAAAAAGGCTGGGTTCCCTTCTATTGTCATTATTGGTTCCATGTTTTTTGCTTCATCACCATCATTTAATGCTTTTACATTTATTTCATCCCATTTATCTACCCACATATCATCTAAAAGCATTCTATAATCCCATTTTTCTGCTGTTTTTTTCAATAATTCTTCTTTGTTCATTTTACTTGCAGCATCTTGTATTTCTCTTTCAAGATGCATTATTTTTGAAAATAATTCAAGTGCTTTTTCTTCATCAGAATAGTATCCTGTTCCATATCTTAATATAGCTAGTGCTTCATCAATTCCAACTATTGTGGCATCTTCACGAGGAAAAAATTGATATAAAACTTTTTTATTTATTTTATCTTTTTTTAGAACTTCAACATATCTTGTAAAATATTTGTCAGTATAATAACCATTTCTTATTTTATCTATTGGTACTTTAAAAACATTTGGATTTAATCTTTTCATGAGTTCACTCCTTTTTCTAATAGTTTGAAATTTACTGGAACAACTTTAGTAATACCTTGTTTCATTGTAATTCCATAAAAAACTTCTGCAATTTCCATCATTAATTTATTATGAGTTATTACTAAAAACTGAGATTTATTAGAGTTTTCATGTATTAAAGAAGCAATCTTTCCAGCATTTATATCATCAAGAGGTGCATCTATTTCATCGAGTATATAGAATGGACTTGGGTTTAAATTCATCATAGCAAATAAAAAAGCAATAGCTATTAATGCTTTTTCACCACCAGAAAATAAAGAAAGTTTTTGAAATCTTCTTCCAGCTTTTTTTACGGAAATTTGTATACCTTTTTCAAAATCTTTTCCTTCTCCAATTAGATTTAATTCTCCATATCCATTGACAAATAATTTACTAACTAATTTTTTAAATTCTTCATTTAAAAGATTAAAAAAATTAAAAAATTCTTTTTCGGCTGTTTCATCAAGTAAATCGATGGAATCTTTTATTTTTTTTATAGAATCTAAAATATCTTTTTTTTCAATATTTTTTTGTTCAAAATCATTTCTTACTTCTTTATATTCTTTTAAAACAGTTAAATCGACAGAACCAATATTTTTTAAAGCTTTTTCAATGTCTTTAATTCTATTTTCTAAAGCTTTTATTTCAAATTCTTCTAATTGTTCTTTCTCAAATTCCTCTTCATTTAGATCAATATTTTTAGCTTTTTCAACTATAAATTTTATATTTTGTTCAAGTGTTTTTATATCAAAATCATTTTTATTTTTTTTATCTTTTATTTCTTGAATTTTGTTTTTTATGTTAGTTCTATTTTTATCTAATTCTTCAAGTTTGTCAATTTTTTCTACTTTTCCTTTTCTGTTATTTTTCATAATGTCAAAAATTTTAGATATTTCTTCACTCAATGTTTTATGAGAATTTTGAACTTTTTCAAAATCTTTTTTGTATGTTTCTAATAAAGATTTGAGATTTTTAAATTCAGTTTCATTATTTATAATATTATTTTTTAAAT contains:
- a CDS encoding nicotinate phosphoribosyltransferase; translated protein: MKRLNPNVFKVPIDKIRNGYYTDKYFTRYVEVLKKDKINKKVLYQFFPREDATIVGIDEALAILRYGTGYYSDEEKALELFSKIMHLEREIQDAASKMNKEELLKKTAEKWDYRMLLDDMWVDKWDEINVKALNDGDEAKNMEPIMTIEGNPAFFGHLETVLLGVLSRASSTATSVKKVVKTSGGKPILFFSARFDHFWTQATDGYAALKAGAFGVSTDANADYWGIESAGTIPHALIAVYDGKTEDAAIAFDKHIDPHVNRMVLVDWDNDVIGTTFKVVKKFYKYITGKDFILGKTDPKEIIGEGKNKIWAVRFDTSGSLRDKSVIPRNESSLGVNPELVWKARQEFDKNGLNDLKIVVSGGFDANKISLFEKLNVPVDVYGVGSKLLKHKIDFTADIVEVDGKPCAKIGRRKSDHSRLNIINKIYW
- a CDS encoding diguanylate cyclase domain-containing protein; the protein is MNSIYSVYLNTKNLILKEKIELLLRSNNIDVEFEDIFNSDFAIVDNVLRYAFPHIAIIDNVKSLENLPILKNETIDFILEDYSEKILKLKLQNAIYFVLARGSRGAFKQRVLKELDKIKRSGGSFSLAVISILDFNEREKQISQFSLDEVSKEILKLIKLSMRKSDDVLKISRKEFGVVLPFTELRNTETACERIKRRIKKLEKNLRGIKLAFGITEVVNPNESIETIMERLKKALYISEGNRGEISFL